The following nucleotide sequence is from Mesorhizobium sp. J8.
CGGTCGTCGTCACGCTGGCGCTCACCGGCGGCATCACGCTCGGCCTTTTGGCAGGCTATTTCCGCGGCTGGGTCGACGTCGCGATCATGCGCGTCATGGACCTGATCCTGGCCTTCCCGTCGCTGCTCTTGGCGCTCGTGCTGGTCACCATCCTCGGCCCTGGCTTGTTCAACGCGATGCTGGCGATCGCGCTTGTGCTGCAGCCGCATTTCGCCCGCCTGGTGCGCGCCGCCGTCATGGCCGAGAAGAGCCGCGAATATGTCGTGGCGGCGAAGGTCGCGGGCGCCGGACATCTCAGGCTGATGCTCGCCACCATCCTGCCCAACTGCCTGGCGCCGCTCATCGTCCAAGGCACGCTGTCCTTCTCCAACGCCATTCTCGAAGCCGCCGCACTCGGCTTCCTCGGCCTCGGTGCCCAGCCGCCGACGCCGGAATGGGGAACGATGCTTGCGTCGGCGCGCGAGTTCATCCTGCGCGCCTGGTGGGTGGTGACCTTCCCCGGCCTCGCCATCCTCATCACCGTGCTTGCCATCAACCTGATCGGCGACGGCTTGCGCGACGCGCTCGATCCCAAACTCAGGAGGTCGTGATGGCGCTGCTCGACATCCAGAACCTCGTCGTCGAG
It contains:
- a CDS encoding ABC transporter permease subunit translates to MAAGSPDRLTGLRTFWHYFSVNRGAVIGLVVFILLVLAALFAPLLAPYAPDIQDKAAFLRPPAWQEGGSTQYLLGTDPVGRDILSRLLYGARFSLLIGAVVVTLALTGGITLGLLAGYFRGWVDVAIMRVMDLILAFPSLLLALVLVTILGPGLFNAMLAIALVLQPHFARLVRAAVMAEKSREYVVAAKVAGAGHLRLMLATILPNCLAPLIVQGTLSFSNAILEAAALGFLGLGAQPPTPEWGTMLASAREFILRAWWVVTFPGLAILITVLAINLIGDGLRDALDPKLRRS